From the genome of Pseudanabaena sp. FACHB-2040:
GTAGTAGTGGACATTGCAAGCGGTATTGGCAGCAACATGAGCGCATTCCTAATAACACAAAAATATTGCCCCCCAGAGTTTGTCTGGAGGGCAACTGAAGTAGTAAGACTGATGTCAGCGCAGCGCCTTACAACCCTCCTAAGGGAATAGTTCGGGTAGTCAGGGTGAGCGCTGCGTTCATTTTGAGAAAGTTCTGTTTTGATATATCTTCTCTAACTCAATTCTCTAGCAGGTGTCAAGTACTCAGAAAAACTAAACAACACCTCTAGTAAGCCAATGTTAGGCCCAAGGGGTACACCCAAACCGGATTGTGCCCGGTTCCAATTCAGACTCTATAACGGCGAAGCTGCTCGTCCGAGTACCCGCACCAAGGCAAAATTCGATGCTGTGGGTGGGTGGCTACACATGCTTTTTGAGCAGTCCAGGACGGAGTTAGACCACGCCTAGCTCTTGCTGAGAGAGGCTGCTGGTGCCGGACGCACCATTGTTTTAAGCAAGTGTTCGATCACGGTCGATAGATTCTTGCACAAACCTGTGTGAACCCGCGATGTCTGAATGATGGTGCTGCGGGGGGCAACAATCCAATGGAACCGTTCTCTTTGCGGCAGTTGGCCAATTGGGCCAGCCTGCTCTCCCCCCGCGCAAATAATGGAGATGGCATCTAAGTAGCCCTGAACGGTTTCCACATCTAGGGTGGGGGCCAGGGCGGTGAGTCGTTGCTGATCGAGTTCAATCTGCGCTTCGAGAAATTTACGACTCGCGCACGACACGATCACCCCTACATTGATAAACTCTTCTCGCTCAACTCTGGGAACCACACGAATGATGGCGTAATCATAGGTGAAGTGATCGTGCACGAATTGCCTCCTCTAAAAAACCACGGGGCGACTCTAGTCGTCTCAACAGGTACTCGATGTAAGCCTCGCGATGCTGCTGGATTTCGGTAAAGGGAGAGCCTTCTACCAGCCAGGTCTCGGGAATTTGATTAACGATGTGGGTAATGATCTCTGCCGTGAGTTGCGCTGTCATTTTGGCATCTGCCGCTGCAAGCTGGCTGGCAAAGCACAGCAAAACGTGGTCTTTGATGCCAGGGAAGGGGGCGTGGCTGCGCTCTAGGTAGTTGTTCCAAGTGTGGTGAAAACTGAGGGCCACGCCGTGGTCAATCAGCCAAAGCCTGCGGTGCCACATCAGCATGTTGGTGTTGCGGGCTGTGCGGTCGATGTTGGTGACGTAGGCATCGAACCAGACAATTGCCGAAGACAGCTCAGCATCGGGCTGCTGGGCCACGGGGTCGAAGGTGATGGAGCTAGGGAGGTAGTCGAGGGCAAGGTTAAGCCCCACACTGGCCCGGATTAAATCTTGAATTTCAGGATCAGGCTCTGTGCGGGCCAATTCGGCATTGACCTCTACAAAGACAATTTCGGGCACCAGCAGCCCGACAGCCCGCGCGATTTCCCCGGCAACGAGTTCGGCAATGAGGGATTTGGCCCCCTGACCGGCACCGCGAAACTTCAGCACATACATGCCATCATCATCAGCTTCCACAATCGCTGGAAGTGACCCACCCTCGCGCAAGGGCGTAACGTATCTTGTTGCAACAACTGTTCGCAAACAGATTCCTAATTACATTACTTCAGCCCATTCTAGTAGAACTCATCACCGCAATAAATCTCGCAAGCTCTCCAGCATCAGTACTTTCAAGCTGCCCTGCTGCGTCTTTCACAAACGGTTCTCACGTTTGTAGAAAGCCAGACCTTCAGATGGTGTTGCCATATTGAGGCTCGAATCAGAGTAAACGCCCCTAAATTAGCCGCCTAGAGTCGGGCTCTGGCTCCATAAGGATTTTGTTATGATAACCACCTGTAGAATCAGGGTACGTAGTGCTGATCTTTCGGAAGCTAGATCAAATATGGACTCTGCTGTGTTGAGTACCCCGTTTGAGCCTACTGCCCTGGCAGAGGCCGACATCCCTACATTGAAATCCAGCCTGTTGAAGCATGTCGAGGGCCGAGACGCAGAGCCAATGGCTAAAAAGGTTCGTTTTGCCAACGAAATCCTAATGCCACTTTTTAGTGAACTTAAAAGGCGAAATCCTACCCCTGATCTAAATCAGCAGATCCCGCTATTGAAAGGAATTTGGTTTCCTGTTTGGTCTACCAACCCTTTTCAAGATATTTTGCCGGGGCGGGTGCAGCAGGAGTCTTACCAAATCTTTGATGACAATGGCTATTACGCTAACCTAGCCCGCTACAAGCCCGGTCGAAAAGCTCCGATTCTTAATCTGATCTCTCGTTGGCTGCTGAGCTACGACCTACTGATTATGCAGAGCTATTCTGTGGAAACTCAGGCCTCCGCTGATCCTGATCGCTCGGCAGTGCCCGACCAGGCTGTTCAGGAGTATTGGGACATTCGCAATGTCTGCATCAAGCAGTCTCTGCGCTTTGGCTCTCTTTCTTTCAGCCCTGAAGCTGCTCAAACTTGGTTCAATCAAAATGTGACCAAGTATCAAGCAGATCCTAAATCTCAAGAGCAAACTTCTGTACCTGTTGAGGATAAGACCCGCATCACTGCTAAGCAATACCAACAAATCTCTAAGGCTAGACCCCAGTTGGATAACCTCTATATTGACCAGGATTTTCGCTTGGTCAAAACCCAACGGGAAAAATCACAGCGCCCTTCCTATACGGTAGCTACGCGCTTGATTTAGTCAAGATTTTGTCTTTAGTGTGGTTTGTGAAGGGGATAAATGAATTGTTAGATGTTGCTCCGTTCGGGTTACCCACGCACAGCTCTCCGAAACAGCCAGGCCGATCCGGCAAACAACGCGATAAAGAACCCATTTAGCCCCAGGATCTCTGCCGGCCCGCTCCACGGAGACCCAACCCTACGCTCAGTGCGATCGCAGTCACAAATGCCTGAGCGAGTGCCGTTGCGGATAAGGCGCGTACCATTCCATGAGGTTGGAGACGCGCAATGATGGCACCGATGATGCCGACAGCGAGCACCCCGAAATACATCAGGTTGGCGGGATCGCCGTGTTTCCCGATGATGCCAACGCTAAGACTTAACCAGATGAGGATAAATGCTGCTGCGATCGCAACGCCGATAGCGGATCGGTACGCGGTACTGTTTGTACGTGTTCGCATGAGCGCATCTCCAATGTGATGCTAGGCTCTGCAATTAAAAGGTGAAGCCGCTACGGATTCTTTGCATCGGACGCAGATAACTTTTGCATCCCGGAGGCAATCTAGATTTTTTCCGAAGCAGCAGGGTTGCTAGCCAACTTGTTATTAACCCACTTAGTTGACATACTACTATCCGCTCACACCTGTTTTAGATGATGGAGGATTTGTTAGTCAATAGCTCTTAACGGTATGTCTATCCCGATGAACCGATGAATCTCGCTCGAAAAACTCTGACATTCATAGAAATCTAGATTTGCAGATGAAAGTGGGAGTATAAGGTTACCTCTCAAAGCCAAACGAATCTGAAATGCATCCCGTCCACGCCCAGCATATCTTTCTATCTCTAATGCAGTGATTTCTCTAATATTGTATTGCGCATTTTTAATATCATATTGTGAGCCAAAAATGCCACATTTTTTATATAAAATCATCCCGGTCTTTCTATTGATAACACACCATAGTTCGCGTTCTTGAAAGAGGAGCACAACAAAACAACTAAAGAAAACTACTATGCCAATTCCAGCCAGTGACAAAATAACTCCTCTAAACAGACAGAAGACTGTGAAAACTAACAGTGCTCCAAGCATCAAAATAATAAGTGAATAATGTGGAGAATAGTGAATCAATAAAATAGAGTTACCCCTACGTTCAACCTCTAATGTCATTGCAGTTTCGACCTGTTTTCAGGTGGGTAGAGCTAGCGGTTGTGCTCACCGGATGTAGATAAGATTCTCGAACTTGATTAGCGATCGCCTCTAATGAAGTTTTGGTAGTAAGTCACTAGTCCTTTAATCTGCTATTCTCTGCGACGT
Proteins encoded in this window:
- a CDS encoding DUF3037 domain-containing protein, with protein sequence MHDHFTYDYAIIRVVPRVEREEFINVGVIVSCASRKFLEAQIELDQQRLTALAPTLDVETVQGYLDAISIICAGGEQAGPIGQLPQRERFHWIVAPRSTIIQTSRVHTGLCKNLSTVIEHLLKTMVRPAPAASLSKS
- a CDS encoding HipA family kinase, with translation MRTVVATRYVTPLREGGSLPAIVEADDDGMYVLKFRGAGQGAKSLIAELVAGEIARAVGLLVPEIVFVEVNAELARTEPDPEIQDLIRASVGLNLALDYLPSSITFDPVAQQPDAELSSAIVWFDAYVTNIDRTARNTNMLMWHRRLWLIDHGVALSFHHTWNNYLERSHAPFPGIKDHVLLCFASQLAAADAKMTAQLTAEIITHIVNQIPETWLVEGSPFTEIQQHREAYIEYLLRRLESPRGFLEEAIRARSLHL